A genome region from Chloroflexota bacterium includes the following:
- a CDS encoding cupin domain-containing protein — MYFYNRENRDPKELVPGINARTYWGENMLVAMVDLDANAHLPRHNHPHEQVGTVIAGKIEFTIGDETKTLQPGDVYIIPGGVAHEARTFDQPVKVIDVFSPVREEYKFE; from the coding sequence ATGTATTTCTACAACCGAGAAAACCGCGACCCTAAAGAACTCGTACCCGGCATCAACGCCCGCACCTATTGGGGCGAAAACATGCTGGTAGCCATGGTCGATCTGGATGCCAACGCCCACCTGCCACGTCACAACCACCCCCACGAACAAGTCGGCACCGTGATTGCAGGGAAAATCGAATTCACGATTGGTGACGAAACCAAAACCTTACAGCCCGGCGATGTCTACATTATCCCCGGCGGCGTGGCGCATGAAGCGCGCACTTTCGATCAGCCGGTCAAAGTAATTGACGTCTTCAGCCCTGTGCGCGAAGAGTACAAGTTTGAATAA
- a CDS encoding TerC family protein: MEWISDPQAWVALLTLTALEIVLGIDNIIFISILAGKLPQKEQARGRQLGLIMAMLTRILLLFSLAWLTKLTAPIFAVFGHSVSGRDLILLIGGLFLLAKSTIEIHEKLEGHEGESSAKVRASFTAVLIQIMLLDIVFSLDSVITAVGMADDLAVMVTAVVIAVGIMLFASGPISGYVNDRPTLKILALSFLLLIGVSLMAEGLHFHIPKGYTYFAMGFSFLVEMLNQKLRTPQKDPVKLRQAYIKEDK, from the coding sequence ATGGAATGGATTTCTGACCCCCAAGCCTGGGTTGCATTACTTACGCTGACTGCCCTTGAAATTGTGTTGGGCATTGACAATATTATTTTTATTTCGATCTTAGCAGGCAAACTCCCACAAAAAGAGCAAGCCCGCGGCCGTCAGTTGGGCCTGATTATGGCGATGCTGACGCGCATTTTGCTGCTCTTCTCGCTGGCCTGGTTAACCAAGCTCACTGCCCCAATTTTTGCCGTTTTCGGGCATAGTGTTTCTGGGCGCGATCTCATTTTGCTGATCGGCGGCTTATTCTTGCTCGCCAAGAGTACCATCGAGATTCATGAAAAACTTGAAGGGCACGAGGGCGAGTCTTCGGCAAAAGTTAGGGCCTCGTTTACCGCGGTTCTCATCCAGATCATGCTGCTCGATATTGTTTTCTCGCTCGATTCCGTCATCACTGCGGTGGGCATGGCCGATGATTTAGCCGTGATGGTCACGGCTGTTGTCATTGCCGTAGGTATCATGCTTTTCGCATCTGGCCCTATCAGCGGTTATGTCAACGACCGGCCTACGCTTAAAATTCTGGCGCTCAGTTTCCTGCTGCTGATCGGCGTCTCGCTGATGGCCGAGGGCCTGCATTTCCACATCCCCAAAGGCTATACCTACTTTGCGATGGGCTTCTCCTTCCTGGTTGAAATGCTCAACCAAAAGCTAAGAACCCCCCAGAAAGACCCTGTCAAACTTCGTCAGGCCTACATCAAAGAAGATAAATAA
- a CDS encoding M23 family metallopeptidase: MIKAQKTIRVLTIIIVNITAVSLVLVAAMVGWDYYQAQQAAANPVPIAAPEAEPTPNVEIQTNPGVGLPPLSASLSPMGVGINRVATMDTVIPERPTVDVSTYLVEQGDSLFSIADKYQLKPETILWGNFETLEDNPHLVKAGQELNILPINGTYYQWLEGDTLGAVANFFKVDPQLIIEYPGNRFDITETTAESASIETGTWLIIPDGQRAIKDWGPPAITRSNPASAAFYGSGHCGSVYEGAIGTYTFVWPTGSHQISGYSYDPVVHAAIDIGGAEGNAIFAADNGVVVYSGWSDYGYGYLIVIDHGTGWQTAYAHLSAVGVSCGQSVFQGTVIGALGNTGNSSGAHLHFEMVFNGIKVNPLNYVQ, translated from the coding sequence ATGATCAAAGCTCAAAAAACGATCCGGGTACTTACGATCATCATTGTAAATATTACCGCCGTGAGTCTGGTACTCGTGGCGGCTATGGTGGGATGGGATTATTATCAGGCCCAACAAGCTGCCGCGAATCCGGTTCCGATAGCTGCCCCAGAGGCTGAACCTACCCCCAATGTGGAAATTCAGACCAACCCTGGGGTGGGTTTGCCCCCTCTAAGCGCCAGTTTATCCCCTATGGGGGTGGGCATCAACCGCGTCGCCACAATGGATACCGTAATCCCCGAACGCCCCACGGTAGACGTTAGCACCTATCTCGTTGAACAGGGCGACAGCCTTTTTAGCATCGCCGACAAATATCAACTCAAACCCGAAACGATTCTTTGGGGAAACTTTGAAACGCTGGAAGATAATCCTCATCTGGTCAAAGCCGGGCAAGAACTCAATATTTTGCCGATCAATGGCACATACTACCAATGGTTAGAAGGCGACACCCTCGGTGCGGTGGCAAATTTCTTCAAAGTTGACCCCCAGTTGATTATCGAATACCCTGGCAATCGCTTCGATATTACCGAAACAACCGCCGAGAGCGCCAGCATTGAAACCGGCACCTGGCTGATCATCCCCGACGGACAGCGCGCCATCAAAGACTGGGGGCCGCCCGCAATTACGCGTTCAAATCCGGCTTCGGCAGCATTTTACGGTTCGGGTCACTGTGGTTCCGTTTACGAGGGCGCAATCGGCACGTACACTTTTGTCTGGCCTACCGGCAGCCATCAGATTTCTGGCTATAGTTACGACCCGGTGGTGCATGCCGCGATTGACATTGGCGGAGCAGAAGGCAATGCTATCTTCGCCGCAGATAATGGCGTCGTCGTCTATTCCGGGTGGAGCGATTACGGCTATGGCTACCTGATCGTAATTGACCACGGCACCGGCTGGCAAACGGCCTACGCGCACCTCAGTGCAGTGGGTGTTAGCTGTGGGCAGAGCGTCTTCCAGGGGACGGTGATCGGGGCGCTGGGGAATACGGGCAATTCATCGGGCGCGCACCTGCACTTCGAGATGGTATTCAACGGCATAAAAGTGAATCCGCTGAATTACGTGCAATAA
- a CDS encoding sulfite exporter TauE/SafE family protein translates to MPQEFIVIVIIFLAVFTQSISGFGSALVAMALLPTILSIHVATPLVALVVIPLEVYLLFHYRHVFHWKAIWRVIAAAVVGIPIGFIYLRLVDEQIVLRILGALISGYALYALLNIRLPTLAHPAWGFVFGLLAGLIGGAYNTSGPPVVLYGTSRGWSPSEFKSNLQGFFVFSSTFTLSGHALNHNLTPEVWHYFWLAMPAIAAGIFAGTSLDSIIQAETFRKIILALLVVIGLRLIV, encoded by the coding sequence ATGCCCCAAGAATTCATCGTCATCGTCATCATCTTTTTAGCCGTATTCACCCAGAGTATCTCCGGTTTCGGATCGGCGCTGGTGGCGATGGCTTTGTTGCCCACCATTCTCAGTATTCATGTCGCCACGCCGTTGGTCGCCCTGGTGGTTATCCCCTTGGAGGTATACCTGCTCTTTCATTACCGGCATGTCTTCCATTGGAAGGCCATCTGGCGGGTAATCGCCGCCGCGGTGGTGGGAATTCCGATCGGGTTCATTTATCTTCGCCTGGTGGATGAGCAAATTGTGCTGCGGATTTTGGGCGCGCTAATTTCAGGGTATGCGCTCTATGCCCTGCTGAATATCCGCCTGCCAACACTGGCGCACCCGGCCTGGGGCTTCGTCTTTGGCCTGCTGGCCGGGCTGATCGGCGGCGCATATAACACCTCCGGGCCGCCAGTGGTTTTATATGGCACCAGCCGCGGCTGGTCACCAAGCGAGTTCAAAAGCAATCTTCAGGGCTTCTTTGTCTTTTCCAGCACCTTTACCCTCAGCGGTCATGCCCTCAATCATAACCTGACCCCCGAAGTGTGGCATTATTTCTGGCTCGCGATGCCCGCTATCGCTGCGGGCATCTTCGCCGGAACCAGCCTGGATAGCATCATCCAGGCGGAGACTTTCCGCAAGATCATTTTGGCCTTGCTGGTCGTGATTGGGTTACGATTGATCGTGTAA
- a CDS encoding site-specific DNA-methyltransferase, whose amino-acid sequence MNSERATQTSAFGTRGKISHDSSHFYSSRLYAHQVEEDTTTPYVENPIPAKYLNQIFTTTSEQMSQLPDSCLHLMVTSPPYNARKEYDDDLTLKEYLTLLDAVFRETWRVLVPGGRACINIANLGRKPYIPLNGFIAQIMIEIGYLMRGEIIWDKGSSAGSSTAWGSWLSPSNPTLRDVHEYILVFSKGRFKRENNGREATIERDEFLECTKSVWQFSTESAARIGHPAPFPIELPRRLIELYTFAGDIVLDPFMGSGTTALAAIESGRHYIGYEIDAAYKEIAQKRITAFNSENYE is encoded by the coding sequence ATGAACTCCGAACGCGCTACGCAAACATCAGCTTTCGGCACGCGCGGAAAAATAAGTCACGATTCGAGCCATTTCTATAGCAGCCGCTTGTATGCTCACCAGGTTGAAGAAGATACAACCACGCCCTATGTTGAAAACCCCATTCCCGCGAAATATTTGAATCAGATTTTCACCACCACCAGCGAGCAAATGTCGCAACTGCCAGATAGCTGCCTGCATCTGATGGTGACATCACCCCCGTACAACGCCCGTAAAGAATATGATGACGACCTGACGTTGAAGGAGTATCTGACTCTGCTCGACGCTGTTTTTCGCGAAACGTGGCGGGTGCTTGTCCCCGGGGGGCGCGCCTGCATCAACATCGCCAATCTGGGACGCAAGCCCTATATTCCCCTGAACGGGTTCATCGCCCAAATCATGATCGAGATTGGCTATTTAATGCGCGGTGAAATTATTTGGGATAAAGGCTCCAGTGCAGGCTCGTCCACCGCCTGGGGAAGTTGGCTCTCCCCTAGCAATCCTACACTGCGCGATGTGCATGAATATATTCTGGTATTCTCAAAGGGACGCTTTAAACGAGAAAATAATGGGCGAGAAGCAACCATCGAACGCGATGAGTTTCTGGAATGCACCAAGAGCGTCTGGCAATTTTCCACCGAGTCGGCAGCCCGCATCGGGCATCCGGCTCCCTTCCCCATTGAACTGCCCCGCCGCCTGATTGAGCTATATACCTTCGCGGGAGATATTGTATTGGACCCCTTCATGGGCAGTGGCACGACCGCACTGGCCGCCATAGAGAGCGGCAGGCACTATATCGGCTACGAGATTGATGCTGCCTATAAAGAAATTGCCCAAAAACGCATTACTGCATTCAATTCAGAAAACTATGAATAG
- a CDS encoding M48 family metallopeptidase gives MSEKTYTIQDKDGQPVKVLVRRDKRLKKSSRWQPQPDGSILLRVPYRLPKTLLKDILTQISQQLDKREKLAERRTDAELQERAEYLNKKCFGGRIQWRAIRWVSNMNTRLGSCTNGGSTDGHIRISDKIKDWPQWVIDSVITHELVHRLHADHSPEFWHTLTEGYPLTERARGFVMGMGFAQGQSYEDD, from the coding sequence ATGTCCGAAAAAACCTACACCATCCAAGACAAAGACGGCCAGCCAGTCAAGGTGCTGGTGCGTCGCGATAAACGCCTGAAGAAATCTTCGCGCTGGCAGCCTCAACCGGATGGCTCCATCTTGCTGCGCGTCCCCTATCGCCTGCCCAAAACCTTACTTAAGGATATTCTCACCCAGATCAGCCAACAATTGGATAAACGCGAAAAACTGGCCGAGCGCCGCACAGATGCCGAACTCCAGGAGCGCGCCGAATATCTCAACAAAAAATGCTTCGGCGGGCGCATTCAATGGCGAGCGATCCGCTGGGTGAGTAATATGAATACCCGCCTGGGAAGTTGCACCAACGGCGGCAGCACCGATGGGCATATCCGCATCAGCGATAAGATCAAAGACTGGCCGCAGTGGGTCATCGATTCAGTCATCACGCACGAACTCGTCCATCGCCTGCACGCCGATCACAGTCCGGAGTTTTGGCACACGCTCACCGAAGGCTATCCCCTCACCGAGCGGGCGCGCGGCTTCGTCATGGGCATGGGTTTTGCTCAGGGGCAAAGCTATGAAGATGACTAA
- a CDS encoding DUF87 domain-containing protein: MLNTNGKFYLGRLTGENKPLLYDPADLTTHAVVVGMTGSGKTGLCIDLLEEAALQGIPALMIDPKGDITNALLHFPDLLPADFQPWIDPDEARRAGQSVDQAASETAATWKKGLSEWGLDTERIRALKNAAQFAVYTPGSDAGIPVSILASLRAPEIPWDENRELLREKISGTVTAILGLVGLSDLDPVRSREHILLSNIFEAAWSQGKSLDLGELILQTQNPPFPKLGVFDIDTFFPKKERFGLAMTLNNILAAPSFQTWIEGQPLDIPSLLYTPDGKPRHSVFYIAHLNDAERMFFVALLYAAVETWMRAQSGTSGLRAIVYFDEIFGYMPPVANPPSKPLMLRMLKQGRAFGVGQVLVTQNPADLDYKALSNAGSWFIGKLQTENDKNRLLDGLQGAAPGMNRKHYDKLISTLDKRVFLLHNIHEKDPQAFQTRWAMNYLAGPLTRTRIGDLNRLAGASLPPAASAAPKQAAQTPSGAVPAPEAKAQPRAESGSSTRPGAPTGIEEVFLPHNLTLSQAAKVSRKTLPNDAKSLGLLYRPALIAQASVRFMQRKYNLDHEIRRAALVTEPDRRGTAHWEDWQVAPFDPRTLERDAAPGARFVAIEAPLSDSKIVRAMKTDFSDWMYHNSEVSVRANETLDIFAGPEASQAEFRRQCAEAARQKRDEEIKKVEDAYNKKLGTIQDRLKREERELRQDEAELRDRRMEEYGTHAENVLSLLSRRRKRLSTSLTKRRLTEQSKADVEESLEAIDEYERQIVVLQHEQENATQEINTKWGDLANALTEIPVRPYKKDILLELFGIAWIPYHIVEVGGQTIELPGFGNS; encoded by the coding sequence ATGTTAAACACTAACGGCAAATTCTATCTCGGACGCCTCACTGGCGAGAATAAACCCCTGCTCTACGATCCCGCCGACCTGACCACGCACGCCGTCGTCGTCGGGATGACCGGCTCCGGCAAAACTGGCCTGTGCATTGACCTGCTCGAAGAAGCCGCCTTGCAGGGCATCCCCGCCCTGATGATTGACCCCAAAGGCGACATCACCAACGCCCTACTGCACTTTCCCGATCTGTTGCCTGCCGACTTTCAGCCGTGGATTGACCCCGACGAAGCCCGCCGCGCCGGGCAGAGCGTGGATCAGGCGGCCAGCGAAACCGCCGCAACCTGGAAAAAAGGGCTCAGCGAATGGGGTCTCGACACAGAGCGCATCCGGGCGCTAAAAAATGCGGCTCAGTTCGCCGTTTACACCCCCGGCTCCGATGCGGGCATCCCGGTTAGCATTCTGGCTTCGTTGCGCGCCCCCGAAATTCCCTGGGACGAAAACCGCGAATTGCTGCGCGAAAAAATTTCGGGCACCGTCACCGCCATCCTCGGGCTAGTGGGCCTGAGCGATCTCGACCCGGTGCGCTCGCGCGAGCACATCTTACTCAGCAACATCTTCGAAGCCGCCTGGAGCCAGGGCAAAAGCCTCGACCTTGGCGAGTTGATTCTACAAACCCAAAACCCACCCTTCCCCAAACTGGGCGTTTTTGACATCGATACCTTCTTCCCAAAAAAAGAGCGTTTCGGGCTAGCTATGACGCTCAATAACATCCTGGCGGCGCCCAGCTTCCAAACCTGGATCGAAGGCCAGCCGCTCGACATCCCCAGCTTGCTCTACACACCTGATGGAAAACCGCGCCACAGCGTTTTCTACATCGCCCATCTCAATGATGCCGAGCGCATGTTCTTTGTGGCCTTGCTCTATGCCGCCGTCGAAACCTGGATGCGCGCCCAAAGCGGCACCAGCGGTCTGCGCGCCATCGTTTATTTCGACGAGATTTTCGGTTATATGCCGCCGGTCGCCAACCCACCCTCCAAGCCGCTCATGCTACGGATGCTCAAACAAGGGCGCGCCTTTGGCGTTGGGCAGGTACTCGTCACACAGAACCCCGCCGATCTCGATTACAAGGCCCTCTCGAACGCCGGGAGCTGGTTCATCGGCAAACTGCAAACCGAAAATGATAAAAACCGCCTGCTCGACGGCCTGCAAGGCGCCGCCCCCGGCATGAACCGCAAACATTACGACAAACTGATTTCGACGCTCGATAAGCGCGTCTTTCTGCTGCACAATATCCACGAGAAAGACCCACAAGCCTTCCAAACGCGCTGGGCGATGAATTATCTTGCCGGGCCGCTGACCCGCACTCGCATTGGGGATTTGAATCGACTGGCCGGAGCCAGCCTGCCGCCCGCGGCAAGTGCTGCTCCCAAACAGGCTGCGCAGACTCCCTCGGGGGCGGTGCCTGCTCCCGAAGCGAAGGCCCAACCCCGGGCTGAGTCCGGTTCATCCACCCGCCCCGGCGCGCCAACCGGCATCGAGGAAGTTTTCCTGCCCCATAACCTGACTCTCTCCCAGGCCGCCAAAGTCTCCAGAAAAACGCTGCCTAACGATGCGAAATCCCTGGGGCTGCTCTACCGTCCGGCGCTGATCGCTCAAGCCAGCGTGCGTTTCATGCAACGCAAATACAATCTCGATCACGAAATCCGCCGCGCCGCCCTGGTGACTGAACCCGACCGCCGCGGCACCGCCCACTGGGAAGACTGGCAGGTTGCGCCCTTTGACCCGCGCACTCTTGAGCGCGATGCCGCGCCCGGGGCGCGTTTCGTCGCCATCGAAGCCCCGCTCTCCGATAGCAAAATCGTGCGCGCCATGAAAACAGACTTCAGCGACTGGATGTATCACAACAGCGAAGTCAGCGTGCGCGCCAATGAAACCCTGGACATTTTCGCCGGGCCGGAGGCCTCGCAAGCCGAATTCCGCCGCCAGTGTGCTGAAGCCGCCCGCCAAAAACGCGATGAAGAGATCAAGAAAGTCGAAGATGCTTATAATAAAAAACTGGGGACGATTCAAGACCGCCTGAAACGTGAAGAGCGTGAGTTGCGGCAAGACGAAGCCGAACTGCGCGACCGCCGTATGGAAGAATACGGTACACACGCCGAAAATGTGCTCAGCCTACTCAGCCGCCGCCGCAAACGACTCTCGACTTCTCTGACCAAACGCCGCTTAACCGAGCAATCCAAAGCCGACGTAGAAGAATCGCTGGAAGCCATTGATGAATACGAACGTCAAATTGTTGTTTTGCAGCACGAGCAAGAAAACGCAACCCAGGAAATCAACACCAAATGGGGCGACCTCGCCAACGCGCTGACCGAAATCCCCGTGCGCCCCTACAAAAAAGACATCTTACTCGAACTCTTCGGCATCGCCTGGATACCCTATCATATTGTTGAAGTCGGCGGCCAAACGATCGAACTACCGGGGTTCGGAAACTCTTAA
- a CDS encoding DNA-3-methyladenine glycosylase I produces the protein MSQQTLHRCSWPGDDPLYIAYHDEEWGVPVYDDQQLFAKLILDGAQAGLSWITILRKRENYYHAFDNFDPKIIVRYDDAKFAELMANPGIVRNRQKINAAIKNAQAYLQIREQAGSISQFLWGFVDGTPIVNRWSSLEQIPAQTIASQAMSKALKQRGFSFVGPTICYAFMQAVGMVNDHLINCYRYNEVTAFKTPEKS, from the coding sequence ATGAGCCAACAAACTCTCCATCGTTGTTCCTGGCCGGGAGACGATCCACTGTATATTGCCTATCATGACGAAGAGTGGGGCGTGCCCGTGTATGATGACCAGCAACTCTTCGCCAAGTTGATTCTGGATGGCGCGCAGGCTGGCCTGAGTTGGATCACAATTCTTCGCAAGCGCGAAAACTATTACCACGCTTTCGACAACTTTGATCCCAAAATAATCGTTCGTTATGATGATGCCAAATTTGCTGAGTTAATGGCAAATCCCGGCATTGTGCGCAATCGCCAGAAGATCAACGCAGCCATCAAAAATGCGCAGGCCTACCTTCAAATTCGGGAACAGGCCGGTTCAATCAGTCAATTTTTGTGGGGCTTCGTTGACGGGACTCCCATCGTGAACCGATGGTCTTCACTCGAGCAAATCCCCGCTCAAACTATCGCGTCGCAAGCTATGAGCAAAGCGCTCAAACAGCGCGGCTTCAGTTTCGTCGGCCCCACGATCTGTTATGCCTTCATGCAAGCCGTGGGCATGGTCAACGATCACCTCATAAATTGCTATCGGTATAATGAAGTCACCGCTTTCAAAACTCCAGAGAAAAGCTAA
- a CDS encoding isoprenylcysteine carboxylmethyltransferase family protein, giving the protein MLPTLTLTLATLLYAAIHSLTATLTAKARARQWLGLFAERWYRLAYNIFAGVSFLPILWLMATLPDQTLYSVPIPWVFLTGVGQFMGVIIIILGIWQADALDFIGLRQIFSPPIAHTQPKLAISGLYQWVRHPLYTGGLLFIWLTPIMTCNSLTLAIILSLYLVVGAHFEERRLRYEFGEAYGTYQKQVPMLLPRFHIKK; this is encoded by the coding sequence ATGCTCCCAACCCTGACACTAACCCTGGCAACACTCCTTTATGCAGCAATTCATTCCCTAACAGCAACGCTGACCGCCAAAGCGCGTGCCCGTCAGTGGCTTGGCCTTTTTGCTGAACGTTGGTATCGCCTGGCGTATAATATCTTTGCAGGGGTTTCTTTCCTGCCCATTTTGTGGTTGATGGCAACGCTGCCAGACCAAACACTTTATTCCGTTCCGATACCCTGGGTATTCCTCACGGGCGTGGGGCAATTCATGGGGGTTATAATCATTATCCTGGGAATCTGGCAGGCCGATGCGCTCGATTTTATTGGATTACGACAAATCTTTTCACCACCCATTGCTCACACCCAACCGAAACTCGCTATTTCGGGGCTATATCAGTGGGTGCGCCACCCCCTCTACACAGGCGGGCTGCTTTTTATCTGGCTCACCCCTATTATGACGTGTAACAGCCTCACACTTGCAATCATCCTGTCCCTGTATCTGGTTGTGGGGGCACACTTTGAAGAACGTCGTCTGCGGTATGAATTCGGCGAAGCGTATGGTACTTATCAAAAGCAAGTTCCAATGCTGCTGCCGCGGTTTCATATCAAGAAATGA
- a CDS encoding phospholipase — MNIKMVFSKIIFGLLLVFFLSACTPVTPIALVPLPTSTETNPEESVPVAEWITVYFSDPDSPSASTYRGGADDELVAAIDAARFSVDAALYDLNLWSIRDALIDAHERGVSVRLVTESDYLDEDEIQDVVDAGIPTIDDQRESLMHNKFIVIDNYETWTGSMNMTVNGAYKNNNNLLRIASPRLAENYLAEFEEMFSSQLFGDYIAARTPHPSLEVNGTRIETYFSPDDHTADRIIELIQNARESIYFMAFSFTSDPIADAMIGRANTGVDVAGVMETRQYHSNTGGEFDTLTEAGIDVHLDGNPNNLHHKVIIIDSEIVITGSYNFSRSAEERNDENTLIIHNPEVAAQYLAEFERVYAIANK; from the coding sequence TTGAATATAAAAATGGTCTTTTCTAAAATAATCTTCGGTTTATTACTGGTATTTTTTCTCTCCGCGTGTACCCCCGTCACACCAATTGCGCTGGTTCCGCTGCCTACCAGTACCGAAACCAACCCGGAGGAGTCTGTACCCGTGGCCGAATGGATCACTGTTTATTTCAGTGATCCCGACAGCCCTTCCGCCAGCACATACCGCGGCGGAGCCGATGACGAGCTGGTTGCCGCGATTGACGCGGCGCGCTTCAGCGTAGATGCTGCGTTATATGATCTCAACTTATGGAGCATCCGCGACGCGCTTATCGACGCGCACGAACGCGGCGTGAGCGTGCGCCTGGTCACCGAGAGCGATTATCTCGACGAAGACGAAATTCAGGACGTGGTGGACGCGGGCATCCCCACGATTGACGATCAGCGCGAGAGCCTGATGCATAATAAATTCATCGTCATTGATAACTACGAAACCTGGACTGGCTCGATGAATATGACCGTCAACGGAGCCTATAAAAATAATAACAATCTGCTGCGCATCGCATCACCACGGCTGGCGGAGAATTATCTTGCCGAATTTGAAGAAATGTTCAGCAGCCAACTCTTTGGGGATTATATCGCCGCCCGTACGCCGCATCCCAGCCTCGAGGTCAATGGGACGCGCATCGAAACGTATTTTTCGCCCGATGACCATACCGCCGACCGCATTATTGAACTCATCCAAAATGCGCGGGAAAGCATCTATTTTATGGCTTTCTCGTTCACATCTGACCCGATTGCCGACGCTATGATTGGGCGCGCCAACACGGGTGTTGATGTCGCCGGGGTGATGGAAACACGGCAATATCACTCCAACACGGGCGGTGAATTTGATACCCTCACCGAAGCCGGGATAGATGTACATTTGGATGGCAATCCCAATAACCTACACCACAAAGTCATTATCATTGATAGTGAAATCGTCATCACTGGTTCCTATAATTTCAGCCGCAGCGCCGAAGAACGCAATGACGAAAATACCCTCATCATCCACAACCCCGAAGTTGCGGCACAGTATTTGGCCGAGTTTGAGCGTGTATATGCGATAGCGAATAAATGA
- a CDS encoding YjbQ family protein, translating into MNWYKDTLEVQTRGKGLYPFTDKIQARIRHWKIAEGMCFLYIQHTSASLIISESYDPTARIDLEAYMERLAPENQAWYRHTLEGSDDSPSHMRAMLTDTSLGIPIDDGSLSLGTWQGVYLFEHRTRGHRRKVLIRCLGAS; encoded by the coding sequence ATGAATTGGTATAAAGATACTCTTGAAGTTCAAACGCGTGGCAAAGGCTTGTATCCCTTCACCGACAAAATCCAGGCTCGCATTCGCCATTGGAAAATCGCTGAAGGGATGTGTTTTTTATACATCCAGCATACCAGCGCTTCGCTGATCATCAGCGAGAGCTATGATCCTACCGCCCGCATTGATCTGGAAGCCTACATGGAGCGCCTGGCACCGGAAAATCAGGCCTGGTATCGTCACACACTTGAAGGCAGCGATGATTCGCCCTCCCACATGCGCGCTATGCTCACCGATACCAGTCTGGGCATTCCGATTGATGATGGCAGCCTCAGCCTGGGTACCTGGCAAGGTGTCTATCTCTTTGAGCACCGAACGCGCGGCCATCGGCGCAAAGTATTGATCCGCTGTTTGGGTGCATCATAG
- a CDS encoding GHMP kinase: protein MPDSPLSTIHAQAPIRICDIGGWTDTWFAEYGSIFNIAVSPYAQVQINIYPRENFPAPVRLCVANFGDVYDYDPAKPGWEKHPLLEAAIRREGIPEDVAVEITIHCAAPPGGSTGTSAAVTVALIGALDALTPGHITSHEVAAAAQAVETQDLGLQCGIQDQLCAAYGGINFIEMIHYPLASVAQLQPPSAVLAELEARLALVYLGKSHQSSNVHQKVITQLENAGADCAPLNELRTLATTARNALAAGDFSAFGKAMNANTAAQARLHPDLVSKDARRVIEIAQKHGATGWKVNGAGGDGGSLTLLCTGGPTAKRGLLDDISQAHPDFRIIPITLDQHGLQVW from the coding sequence ATGCCCGATTCCCCTCTTTCTACCATTCATGCGCAAGCCCCCATCCGCATCTGTGACATTGGCGGCTGGACGGATACCTGGTTCGCCGAATATGGCAGTATTTTCAATATCGCCGTTTCGCCCTATGCCCAGGTGCAGATCAATATTTACCCGCGTGAAAATTTTCCCGCGCCGGTCAGACTGTGCGTGGCGAATTTCGGGGATGTCTACGACTACGATCCCGCCAAACCGGGCTGGGAGAAGCATCCCTTGCTCGAAGCGGCTATCCGCAGAGAGGGGATTCCTGAAGATGTGGCGGTTGAGATCACCATCCACTGCGCTGCGCCGCCCGGCGGGAGTACTGGCACCTCAGCTGCGGTGACCGTGGCGCTAATCGGCGCGTTGGATGCATTGACCCCGGGACACATAACATCCCACGAGGTTGCCGCCGCGGCTCAAGCGGTGGAAACTCAGGATTTGGGTTTGCAATGCGGCATTCAAGACCAGCTTTGCGCGGCGTATGGCGGGATTAATTTCATCGAGATGATTCACTACCCCCTCGCTTCCGTCGCTCAACTCCAACCCCCGTCCGCTGTTCTTGCTGAGTTAGAGGCGCGTTTGGCGTTGGTCTATCTTGGTAAGTCACACCAATCCTCAAACGTGCATCAAAAAGTCATCACCCAACTTGAAAATGCTGGGGCAGATTGCGCCCCGCTTAATGAGTTACGCACCCTGGCAACAACTGCCCGAAATGCACTCGCCGCGGGCGATTTTTCAGCTTTTGGGAAGGCAATGAACGCTAACACCGCCGCCCAGGCGCGCCTGCACCCAGATTTGGTTAGCAAGGATGCCCGGCGAGTGATTGAAATTGCCCAAAAGCATGGCGCAACAGGTTGGAAGGTGAACGGCGCTGGGGGCGATGGAGGTTCCCTGACGCTGCTGTGCACAGGAGGGCCAACAGCCAAACGCGGGCTGCTGGATGATATTTCGCAGGCGCACCCTGATTTTCGGATCATTCCGATTACGTTAGATCAGCATGGGTTGCAGGTGTGGTAA